From Woronichinia naegeliana WA131, the proteins below share one genomic window:
- a CDS encoding DUF4168 domain-containing protein, which produces MGFTTATYRFPKMFKPIFVGGCLAISLFLIPAIAYGQASSLTPAAPAEMATGDQITPLEVQQFVQVLKRWKDIDQESQKKILMAIKAERLNPQLFLEIAKTQNTQTEGSPEFSAADLQKFKKVISKIQEMEPEIQSKKEHAITSQGLTVARFNQIGYTSEQNPALKQKIKQMLGE; this is translated from the coding sequence TTGGGCTTTACTACAGCTACTTACCGCTTCCCGAAAATGTTTAAACCTATCTTTGTTGGGGGATGCCTTGCCATCTCATTGTTCTTGATTCCGGCGATCGCCTATGGTCAAGCCTCTTCGCTAACACCAGCAGCACCGGCGGAAATGGCTACAGGCGATCAGATCACGCCTTTGGAAGTACAGCAGTTTGTCCAAGTTCTCAAAAGATGGAAAGATATTGACCAAGAGAGTCAGAAAAAGATTTTAATGGCAATCAAAGCCGAACGATTGAATCCCCAACTATTTTTAGAAATTGCTAAGACTCAAAACACCCAGACTGAAGGTAGTCCCGAATTTTCCGCCGCTGATCTCCAAAAGTTTAAAAAAGTAATCAGCAAGATTCAAGAAATGGAGCCAGAAATCCAAAGCAAAAAAGAACACGCCATTACTTCTCAGGGGTTAACAGTTGCACGTTTTAATCAAATTGGTTATACCTCAGAACAAAATCCGGCTCTGAAACAAAAAATTAAACAAATGTTGGGAGAATAG
- a CDS encoding Uma2 family endonuclease, producing MFIAEEQRVILSGLTWNQYENMLMTLGDYPGLRLIYLQGNLEIFMPSAEHEMYKKILSRLLERYAEVMDIALHGYGSTTFRQEAQGRGLEPDECYCVGTLKNIPDLAIEINLSSGGLDKLAVYQGLGVLEVVIWQDQQLTLYQLRETGYQKSSRSQFFPDLDWQLLAKYIIPQEQPQAIKAFLKAIHSSSN from the coding sequence TTGTTTATAGCCGAGGAACAACGAGTTATTCTGTCCGGCTTAACCTGGAATCAGTATGAAAATATGCTAATGACCCTAGGGGATTATCCTGGCTTACGTTTAATCTATTTACAGGGAAACTTAGAAATTTTTATGCCCTCTGCCGAACATGAAATGTACAAAAAAATACTTTCTCGTTTGTTAGAACGCTATGCAGAAGTGATGGATATTGCTTTGCATGGTTACGGCTCTACCACTTTTCGACAGGAAGCCCAAGGCAGAGGCTTAGAACCAGATGAATGTTATTGTGTGGGAACTTTAAAAAATATCCCCGATTTAGCGATTGAAATTAATCTGAGTAGCGGTGGTTTAGATAAATTAGCGGTTTATCAAGGCTTAGGTGTTTTAGAGGTGGTTATTTGGCAAGATCAGCAATTAACCTTGTATCAACTCAGAGAAACAGGCTACCAAAAAAGCTCTAGAAGTCAATTTTTTCCTGATTTAGATTGGCAATTATTAGCAAAATATATTATTCCCCAAGAACAGCCTCAAGCGATTAAGGCTTTTTTAAAAGCGATTCACTCTAGCTCAAATTGA
- a CDS encoding CHRD domain-containing protein, with amino-acid sequence MSLLKSFNFTLQPFRIFTMKANFFQLITGAAIAGTLSSGVFTPAQAIQIYSLNFAPEATGATGTGTGTLTYDDLAHTLTIVSSFSGLSGNTTNAHIHAPTAVAGTGTAGVAVPFALGGSGFPLGVQSGSYNTVLNLALDSTYNTTFRNNNGGTASGAESALISSFNAGTAYYNIHTSTFGGGEIRAFATAVPWETDALPVIGSTVLFGLGVWGKRKLVQTKQK; translated from the coding sequence TTGTCTCTACTCAAAAGTTTTAATTTTACTCTCCAACCATTCAGGATTTTCACGATGAAAGCAAACTTCTTTCAATTAATAACAGGTGCGGCGATCGCTGGTACGCTTAGCTCTGGCGTTTTCACCCCAGCCCAGGCCATTCAAATCTATAGCTTAAACTTTGCTCCTGAAGCCACGGGCGCAACGGGAACTGGTACCGGAACACTCACCTATGATGATTTAGCTCATACTCTTACTATCGTTTCCAGTTTCTCTGGTTTAAGTGGAAATACCACCAATGCCCATATCCATGCCCCCACCGCTGTTGCGGGAACGGGAACGGCAGGTGTGGCAGTTCCATTTGCTCTTGGTGGCTCAGGTTTTCCGTTAGGAGTACAATCCGGATCTTATAATACAGTCCTAAATTTAGCCCTAGACAGTACGTATAATACAACCTTTCGCAATAATAATGGAGGAACGGCATCAGGAGCAGAATCCGCTCTTATCTCCAGTTTTAATGCTGGGACAGCCTATTATAACATCCATACCAGTACTTTTGGTGGGGGTGAAATTCGCGCCTTTGCTACCGCAGTTCCATGGGAAACAGATGCTCTTCCAGTTATTGGCAGCACCGTTCTTTTTGGTTTGGGGGTTTGGGGTAAACGCAAACTTGTTCAAACGAAACAAAAATAA
- the trmFO gene encoding FADH(2)-oxidizing methylenetetrahydrofolate--tRNA-(uracil(54)-C(5))-methyltransferase TrmFO: protein MTFSQPLVQVIGGGLAGTEAAWQIAQAGVPVIFSEMRPIRLSPAHHSSELAELVCSNSFGAKNSDRAAGLLQTELRQLNSIIIQTADQYAVPAGGALAVDRGVFSQALTQHLENHPLIDFRREEVTAIPQDRIVVLATGPLTSPALTEDLQRLTGMDYLSFFDAASPIVVGESINQDIAFFASRYDKGEAAYLNCPMNREEYLQFWQALCQGEQAELKDFERETAKFFEGCLPIEELAQRGEETMRYGPLKPIGLFDSRLGDFRDPENKGKRPYAVVQLRQEDRAGQLWNMVGFQTNLKWGEQKRIFTMIPGLEKAEFVRMGVMHRNTFINSPQLLNTTLQFKIRPHLFAAGQLIGTEGYGAAAAGGWLAGTNAARLSLGLPLLTLPETTMMGSLFNFISSADTKHFQPMPPNFGILPELSQRIRNKQERYGQYRDRALADLETWQQRLA, encoded by the coding sequence ATGACTTTTTCTCAACCCCTTGTGCAGGTTATTGGTGGGGGTTTGGCCGGAACCGAAGCTGCCTGGCAAATTGCCCAAGCCGGAGTCCCCGTCATTTTTTCGGAAATGCGCCCGATTCGTTTGAGTCCTGCTCACCATAGTAGTGAATTGGCAGAACTGGTCTGTAGTAATTCCTTTGGGGCCAAAAACAGCGATCGCGCGGCGGGATTATTACAAACGGAATTGCGGCAGCTCAATTCTATTATTATCCAAACGGCGGATCAATATGCGGTTCCGGCTGGTGGGGCCTTGGCAGTGGATCGCGGTGTTTTTAGCCAAGCTCTCACTCAACATCTGGAAAATCATCCCCTGATTGACTTTCGACGGGAAGAAGTCACAGCCATTCCTCAGGATAGAATCGTAGTTTTAGCAACGGGGCCTTTAACTAGTCCTGCTTTAACCGAGGATTTACAACGCCTGACAGGGATGGACTATCTCAGTTTTTTTGATGCCGCCAGTCCGATTGTGGTCGGAGAATCCATTAACCAAGATATTGCCTTTTTTGCCTCTCGCTACGATAAGGGAGAAGCCGCCTATTTAAACTGTCCCATGAATCGGGAAGAATATCTACAGTTTTGGCAAGCTCTTTGTCAAGGGGAACAGGCGGAATTAAAAGATTTTGAACGGGAAACGGCCAAATTTTTTGAAGGTTGTCTCCCGATTGAAGAATTGGCCCAACGGGGAGAAGAAACTATGCGCTATGGCCCCTTAAAACCGATTGGCCTATTTGATAGTCGTCTAGGCGATTTCCGTGATCCTGAAAATAAGGGCAAACGCCCCTACGCAGTGGTGCAATTACGACAAGAAGATCGGGCTGGTCAATTGTGGAATATGGTAGGCTTTCAAACTAACTTGAAATGGGGGGAACAAAAACGGATTTTCACCATGATTCCAGGGTTAGAAAAGGCTGAATTTGTCCGCATGGGAGTGATGCACCGCAATACTTTTATTAATTCGCCGCAGTTATTGAACACCACTTTACAATTTAAAATCCGGCCCCATTTGTTCGCCGCCGGTCAGTTAATTGGAACTGAAGGTTATGGAGCCGCAGCCGCAGGAGGCTGGTTAGCTGGAACCAATGCAGCCCGTTTAAGTTTAGGCCTACCACTGCTGACTTTGCCGGAAACAACCATGATGGGGTCGTTGTTTAATTTTATTAGTTCTGCTGATACTAAACATTTCCAACCCATGCCGCCTAATTTTGGTATTTTACCAGAACTTTCCCAGCGTATTCGTAATAAGCAAGAACGCTACGGTCAATACCGCGATCGCGCCTTAGCTGATTTAGAAACCTGGCAACAGAGGTTGGCCTGA
- a CDS encoding PAS domain S-box protein, producing MVASSQWTKIMDAKNSVSILLVDDIPDNLLLLERMLSSLEYRLVKAYSGQEAIALAKEEDFALILLDVNMPRLDGFATAEGLRLQSRSSTTPIIFLTATESSDMQLFNGYESGAVDYLIKPLNVKILLNKIGVFVRLFQQQEELKQKNFTLQKTNQQLQQQFQECQLIESQLQSLTVHLEELVEQRTQELQASELLYCVVLSSIADAIFITDDQGDFTFVCPGVDAIFGYHYDEIKQMGNIQVLLGNHLQHDKQGDQQKDIINLEQDIVDKAGQIHSLLINIKKVSIQNGSRLYCCRDITERKQMMEKIERSEKQYRHLLEHIQSGVVVHAPNTEITYANPAARTLLGLIEQEIQGKSADSPDWHFYYGDASLMPPSDFPVNKVIREGKPLFNYEVGVYRAEFKDVSWVWVNAYPEFDSNNNLLQVIVTFIDITERKQTEFALHNLNEELERMVEERTKELEATNTHLLREMIEREQVDLALQGEEAKYRALMKDASDAIFVLDIQRRVLEVNQKAELLTGYSRDELVALPQGSLIPTHTYENAKNLWQSILENRLGFWSDAIILQKNKTSVPVDITGSVIEYEGKKIVQLIVRDITDRKRSEAALQKSEAQFRAIFEKAAIGIALVNPLGYPYQANLALTKILGYTESELSQNRFIELTYPEDREQDRRLFQRLIKGEQDTYQLENRYLRFDGTVVWTYMTASLVRNAKGQPQFAVRMVEDISERKQAEQSLQQNQIFLRNIIDTNPNWIFVKNQQGFYTLVNQAIAAAYGKTIEEVIGKTDRELLINPEEAAQFGNDDQQVINLVEPLWIPEELITLPSGEQKILQTHKIPIAAPDGNSYEVLGVATDITDRKRAEEEIQKALQKEKELGEMKSQFVDIVSHEFRTPLTSILGFAELLNRYYFKLSKEKQLHYIRNIQQAGIRLKDLIDDVLCISRAESGRLAVMPTALNLNLFCQNLLEEFRFGSGKEHHFHFQVQGLSQENVRLDERLLRHILTNLLANATKYSTAGSTVELELTWLAEAVQFQIRDRGIGIPLEDQLHLFESFHRASNVGDIPGTGLGLSIVKRYIELQAGSLEFTSVVNEGTTFRVKLPLSPMP from the coding sequence GTGGTAGCAAGTTCTCAATGGACAAAAATCATGGACGCAAAAAATAGTGTCAGTATTTTATTAGTGGATGATATTCCAGATAATTTGCTGTTGCTTGAAAGAATGTTATCTTCTTTAGAGTATCGTCTTGTTAAGGCCTATTCAGGCCAAGAAGCGATCGCCTTGGCCAAGGAAGAAGATTTTGCCCTCATCTTGCTCGATGTCAATATGCCTCGTCTGGATGGTTTTGCCACAGCCGAAGGTCTCCGTCTTCAGTCCCGTTCTAGTACTACTCCGATTATTTTTCTAACCGCGACAGAAAGTAGTGATATGCAACTATTTAACGGCTATGAATCGGGAGCCGTTGATTATCTGATCAAGCCGTTGAATGTTAAAATCTTACTCAATAAAATCGGTGTTTTTGTCCGTTTATTTCAACAGCAAGAAGAATTAAAACAAAAAAATTTCACTCTCCAGAAAACCAATCAGCAATTACAGCAGCAATTCCAAGAATGTCAACTGATAGAATCTCAATTGCAGTCCTTAACAGTTCACCTAGAAGAGTTGGTTGAGCAAAGAACTCAAGAACTTCAAGCATCAGAATTGCTCTATTGTGTCGTACTTTCAAGTATTGCCGATGCTATTTTTATTACGGATGATCAAGGTGATTTTACCTTTGTTTGTCCTGGTGTGGATGCCATTTTTGGCTATCATTATGATGAAATCAAGCAGATGGGGAATATTCAGGTTTTATTGGGAAATCATCTCCAGCATGACAAGCAAGGGGATCAACAAAAAGATATTATTAATCTGGAGCAGGATATTGTCGATAAAGCGGGACAAATTCATAGTCTTTTAATCAATATTAAAAAAGTTTCCATTCAAAATGGCTCCAGACTTTACTGCTGTCGGGATATTACCGAGCGTAAGCAAATGATGGAGAAAATCGAGCGGAGTGAAAAACAATACCGTCATCTTCTAGAACATATTCAAAGTGGTGTAGTTGTCCATGCACCAAATACCGAAATTACCTACGCAAATCCAGCTGCTAGAACTTTGCTTGGTTTAATTGAACAGGAAATTCAAGGTAAATCTGCCGATTCTCCTGATTGGCATTTCTACTATGGAGATGCTTCTTTAATGCCGCCCTCAGATTTTCCCGTTAATAAAGTGATTCGAGAGGGCAAGCCTCTTTTTAACTATGAAGTTGGGGTTTACCGAGCCGAATTCAAAGATGTTTCCTGGGTCTGGGTCAATGCCTATCCTGAATTTGATAGTAATAACAATTTATTACAGGTTATTGTGACATTTATCGACATTACCGAACGAAAACAGACCGAATTCGCGCTCCATAACCTTAATGAAGAACTAGAAAGAATGGTGGAAGAAAGAACAAAAGAGCTTGAGGCCACCAATACCCATCTGCTACGGGAAATGATTGAACGAGAACAGGTGGATCTGGCTCTTCAGGGGGAGGAGGCTAAATATCGTGCCTTGATGAAGGATGCCAGTGATGCGATTTTTGTCTTGGATATCCAACGTCGGGTTCTAGAAGTAAATCAAAAAGCAGAATTATTGACAGGTTATAGTCGAGATGAATTGGTTGCTCTTCCTCAAGGCTCTCTGATCCCGACCCATACCTATGAAAATGCTAAAAATCTGTGGCAAAGCATTTTGGAGAACCGTTTAGGATTTTGGTCTGATGCAATCATTTTGCAGAAAAATAAAACCTCTGTTCCGGTTGATATAACAGGTAGTGTGATTGAATACGAAGGCAAGAAAATTGTTCAACTGATTGTACGAGATATTACCGATCGAAAGCGATCGGAAGCGGCTTTGCAAAAAAGTGAAGCTCAATTTCGGGCTATCTTTGAAAAAGCGGCCATTGGCATTGCTTTAGTGAATCCATTGGGTTATCCCTATCAGGCCAATCTGGCCCTGACCAAAATTCTGGGCTATACGGAATCGGAACTGAGCCAAAATCGTTTTATTGAGTTGACCTATCCTGAGGACAGAGAGCAAGACCGGCGATTATTTCAGCGTTTAATTAAGGGGGAACAGGATACCTATCAACTAGAAAATCGCTATCTTCGTTTTGATGGTACTGTGGTCTGGACTTATATGACGGCTTCTTTGGTGCGAAATGCCAAGGGACAACCTCAGTTTGCAGTACGAATGGTTGAGGATATTTCTGAGCGGAAACAGGCCGAACAATCTCTGCAACAAAATCAGATTTTTCTTCGCAATATTATTGATACAAATCCTAATTGGATTTTTGTTAAAAATCAGCAAGGGTTTTATACTTTAGTTAATCAGGCGATCGCCGCCGCCTACGGCAAAACCATTGAAGAAGTGATTGGGAAAACTGATCGTGAATTATTAATTAACCCAGAAGAGGCCGCCCAATTTGGCAATGATGATCAACAGGTGATTAATTTGGTTGAACCTCTCTGGATACCGGAAGAATTGATTACGTTGCCCAGTGGAGAACAGAAAATCTTGCAAACCCATAAAATTCCCATTGCCGCACCCGATGGCAATAGTTACGAAGTCTTAGGGGTGGCGACGGATATTACGGATCGAAAACGGGCTGAAGAAGAAATTCAAAAAGCACTACAAAAAGAAAAAGAGCTTGGGGAGATGAAAAGTCAATTTGTGGATATTGTCTCCCATGAATTTCGGACTCCTTTGACCTCTATTTTAGGGTTTGCAGAATTATTAAATAGATATTACTTCAAGTTATCGAAGGAGAAACAACTTCACTATATTCGTAATATTCAGCAAGCGGGCATCCGTCTCAAGGATTTAATTGATGATGTTCTCTGTATTAGTCGGGCTGAGTCGGGGCGATTAGCCGTTATGCCCACTGCTCTTAATCTCAATCTTTTTTGCCAAAACCTCTTGGAAGAATTTCGCTTTGGTTCAGGCAAAGAGCATCATTTTCATTTTCAGGTTCAAGGCCTATCCCAGGAAAATGTTCGCCTCGATGAACGACTCTTACGTCATATTTTGACCAACTTATTGGCAAATGCGACCAAATACTCTACTGCTGGCAGTACGGTTGAGTTAGAATTAACTTGGTTAGCCGAGGCTGTCCAATTTCAGATCCGCGATCGCGGTATTGGCATTCCCCTCGAAGATCAGCTCCATCTTTTTGAATCCTTCCATCGGGCCAGTAATGTGGGAGATATTCCAGGGACAGGATTAGGCTTAAGTATTGTTAAACGCTATATTGAACTCCAGGCAGGAAGTTTGGAATTTACCAGTGTTGTCAATGAAGGAACAACCTTTAGGGTGAAGTTACCCTTGTCTCCCATGCCCTAG
- a CDS encoding EAL domain-containing protein yields the protein MTTILVIEDELPIRELIAEMLMLEDFEVLQAGNGREGIEIAQSQCPNLIICDVMMPVLDGYGVLTALQQDTSTASIPFVFLTARGTKQDIRYGMNLGADDYLIKPFTQDELLDAISIRLRKQANSLQQYRSELESKQEQLDYLLYHDPLTQLPNQLSLQDKFQQIVVSVAPTIPSTPDEVTFPLILISLDRLHLINQLLGYEGGNELLCALVKEIQSFLQPQDIITYLNSNEFVILLVAERQTLNLETAHAQTTNFIQSLLQKLSTPLLIRHQEVVLHLLFGIAFYPHNGRTLAQLLQKATIAKESAKSQLSAPFQFYRPELTAVNDPLQLESDLRGALAKEQFVIYYQPQINTQSHRIIGAEALIRWIHPQRGLVSPGLFIPLAEETGLIQEIGEWILDHVCQQIKQWLDLDLSPVRIAVNLSARQFQQPNLAIWLANLLQKWGTDSSYLEVELTESMLVRDIPASIEQLQAIKSLGIRVAMDDFGTGYSSLSYLQQFPFDILKIDQCFIRKIDQNPKNAAIAQAIIMMAHQLNLRVIAEGVETPAELAFLQKNGCDDLQGYLFSPPVNAKIFTQMLQSKQSLFPTP from the coding sequence ATGACGACGATTTTAGTCATTGAAGATGAATTACCGATTCGAGAACTCATTGCAGAAATGTTAATGCTCGAAGATTTTGAAGTCCTACAAGCAGGGAATGGTCGAGAGGGCATAGAAATTGCTCAAAGCCAATGCCCAAATCTGATTATTTGTGATGTCATGATGCCCGTTTTAGATGGTTATGGGGTTTTAACGGCTCTACAGCAGGATACCAGTACCGCCTCTATCCCTTTTGTTTTTTTGACAGCCAGAGGTACAAAGCAAGATATACGTTATGGCATGAATTTAGGCGCGGATGATTATCTGATTAAACCCTTTACCCAAGATGAATTATTAGATGCCATTAGTATTCGTCTGAGAAAACAAGCCAACTCCCTACAGCAATACCGCAGTGAATTAGAGTCCAAGCAAGAACAGTTAGACTACTTGCTCTATCATGATCCCCTTACCCAATTACCGAATCAGCTTTCTCTACAAGATAAATTTCAACAAATTGTTGTTTCTGTTGCCCCGACAATTCCATCAACCCCTGACGAAGTGACGTTTCCCTTAATTCTCATCAGCTTAGATCGTCTCCATTTAATTAATCAGTTGCTTGGCTATGAAGGAGGTAATGAGTTACTTTGTGCTTTGGTAAAAGAAATTCAATCTTTTCTTCAGCCCCAGGATATTATCACCTATTTAAACAGCAATGAATTTGTGATCTTGCTAGTAGCAGAACGACAGACTTTGAATCTGGAAACTGCTCACGCTCAAACCACCAACTTTATTCAATCTTTACTCCAAAAACTATCAACGCCCTTATTAATTCGTCACCAAGAAGTTGTCTTACATTTGTTATTTGGTATTGCCTTTTATCCTCATAATGGTCGTACCTTAGCGCAATTATTACAAAAAGCGACTATTGCTAAAGAATCCGCTAAATCCCAACTCAGTGCTCCTTTTCAGTTTTATCGTCCCGAATTAACCGCAGTAAATGACCCCCTACAATTAGAATCTGATCTCAGAGGTGCCTTAGCAAAAGAACAATTTGTTATCTATTATCAACCTCAAATTAACACTCAATCCCACCGTATTATTGGAGCCGAAGCCCTGATCCGTTGGATACATCCCCAAAGAGGATTAGTTTCACCAGGTTTATTTATTCCTTTGGCAGAGGAAACAGGCTTAATTCAGGAGATTGGGGAATGGATTTTAGATCATGTTTGTCAACAAATCAAGCAGTGGCTTGACCTAGATTTATCGCCAGTTCGGATTGCGGTCAATTTATCGGCTCGCCAGTTTCAACAACCCAATTTAGCGATTTGGTTAGCTAATTTGTTACAAAAATGGGGAACAGACTCTTCTTATCTAGAAGTGGAGCTAACCGAAAGTATGCTCGTCAGAGATATACCAGCTTCCATCGAACAATTACAGGCGATTAAATCTTTGGGGATTCGGGTGGCGATGGATGATTTTGGAACGGGATATTCTTCCTTAAGTTATCTGCAACAATTTCCTTTTGATATTCTCAAGATTGATCAATGTTTTATTCGTAAGATTGATCAAAATCCCAAAAATGCCGCGATCGCCCAGGCGATTATTATGATGGCCCACCAACTGAACCTGCGAGTGATTGCGGAAGGAGTGGAAACGCCAGCAGAATTAGCCTTTCTTCAAAAAAATGGTTGTGATGATCTTCAGGGTTATCTTTTCAGTCCCCCAGTCAATGCCAAGATTTTTACGCAAATGTTACAGTCGAAACAATCTCTTTTTCCAACGCCTTAG